The following coding sequences are from one Nicotiana tomentosiformis chromosome 3, ASM39032v3, whole genome shotgun sequence window:
- the LOC104106346 gene encoding DNA-(apurinic or apyrimidinic site) endonuclease, producing the protein MKRFFQPIEKDGSFKKPTLSSVSEQTTETISESAAAENKKEPTKFLTWNANSFLLRIKNNWTEFTKFIESLDPDVIAIQEVRMPAAGSKGAPKNPRELKDDTSSSREEKLVVTRALSSPPFKNYNVWWSLSDSKYAGTALFIKKCFQPKKVSFSLDATGSKHEPDGRVILAEFETFRILNTYVPNNGWKEEESSFQRRRKWDKRMLEFVLATSDKPLIWCGDLNVSHEDIDVSHPEFFSAAKLNGYIPPNKEDCGQPGFTLSERRRFGAILKEGKLVDAYRFLHKDKDMECGFSWSGNPVGKYRGKRMRIDYFIVSEKLKDRIVSCEMHGRGIELDGFYGSDHCPVSLELSEDADTKRV; encoded by the exons ATGAAAAGATTTTTCCAACCAATTGAAAAAGACGGGTCTTTCAAAAAGCCCACTCTTTCTTCTGTCAGCGAACAAACAACAGAAACGATTTCTGAGAGTGCTGCTGCTGAGAACAAGAAAGAGCCAACAAAATTCTTGACTTGGAATGCCAATAGCTTTCTTCTTCGTATCAAGAATAACTGGACCGAGTTCACCAAGTTCATTGAGAGTCTTGATCCTGATGTCATTGCCATACAG GAAGTAAGAATGCCAGCAGCTGGTTCCAAAGGCGCACCTAAAAACCCAAGAGAGTTAAAAGATGATACCAGCTCTTCACGTGAAGAAAAACTG GTGGTCACACGAGCCTTATCAAGTCCACCGTTTAAAAATTATAATGTTTGGTGGTCGCTTTCGGACTCAAAATATGCTGGAACTGCATTATTCATCAAAAAGTGTTTTCAACCAAAGAAGGTTTCCTTTTCACTTGATGCAACAG GTTCTAAGCATGAACCAGATGGTCGAGTTATTTTGGCTGAATTTGAGACATTCCGAATATTAAACACATATGTGCCAAACAATGGGTGGAAAGAAGAGGAATCTTCATTTCAGAGGAGAAGAAAATGGGATAAAAGAATGCTCGAATTTGTTCTCGCAACTTCAGATAAACCCCTTATTTGGTGTGGTGATCTTAATGTAAG TCATGAAGATATTGATGTAAGTCATCCAGAATTTTTCAGTGCGGCCAAGCTCAATGGTTATATTCCACCAAATAAAGAG GATTGTGGTCAACCTGGATTTACCCTGTCTGAGAGGAGGAGGTTTGGTGCCATATTAAAAGA AGGAAAGCTAGTGGATGCATATAGATTTCTTCACAAGGACAAGGACATGGAATGTGGCTTCTCGTGGTCGGGAAATCCTGTTGGGAA GTATCGTGGGAAAAGGATGAGAATAGATTACTTTATTGTCTCTGAGAAATTGAAAGATAGGATCGTTTCATGCGAGATGCATGGACGAGGGATCGAATTGGATG GTTTCTATGGGAGTGACCATTGCCCGGTATCCCTTGAACTTTCTGAGGATGCAGATACCAAACGAGTTTGA
- the LOC104106347 gene encoding lysine-specific demethylase REF6 isoform X2, whose protein sequence is MAEASGNIEVFPWLKTLPVAPEYHPTLEEFQDPIAYIFKIEKEASKYGICKIVPPVPAPPKKTALAYLNRSLSARSGSNGGPTFTTRQQQIGFCPRKHRPVKKPVWQSGENYTVQEFQAKAKAFEKNYLKKNFKKALTSPLEIETLFWKATVDKPFSVEYANDMPGSAFAPKKVGNVVTTLADTEWNMRGVSRAKGSLLKFMKEEIPGVTSPMVYLAMMFSWFAWHVEDHDLHSLNYLHMGAGKTWYGVPRDAAVAFEEVIRVHGYAGETNPLVTFATLGEKTTVMSPEVLLSAGIPCCRLVQNAGDFVITFPRAYHSGFSHGFNCGEASNIATPGWLIVAKDAAIRRASINCPPMVSHFQLLYDLALSLCSRVPKNIRIEPRSSRLKDKKKSEGDMLVKELFVEDLNCNNYLLHILGEGSPVVLLPRHYSGISIGSNSVAGSQLKVNSRFPSLSSPDHEVKSKTDSASDALMLGRKQRMKQLASVSLEKGKHSSWHTGNRLPESGRDEAESSPETERENLDPERGMTYRCDTLSEHGLFSCVTCGILCYTCVAIIQPTEAAAHHLMSSDYRNFNDWTGNVGGVTANSRDANAAESDSSSGWLVKRAPGGLINVPIESSDRIRKLNNESVGVLSSTKARKETSSLGLLALNYANSSDSDEDEVEANIPVEACESRQMDFEDEVSLRVIDPYANHRQRRAVSGGRNCQSLDNSVHLESGNLPSGESNTLPDRSRHQLRSHQVGANCIPFAHRGEIANSDGVAPFDNGPMQFTSTSDEDSFRIHVFCLQHAVQVEEQLRQVGGVHISLLCHPDYPKLEAQAKKVAEELGRDHFWREISFREATKEDEEMIQSALEVEEAIHGNGDWTVKLDINLFYSANLSRSPLYSKQMPCNFIIYNAFGRSSPDEKSEYTGTGRGSGKQRRAVVAGKWCGKVWMSSQVHPLLAERRDTDEEQQQNNNSISARVKPEVKSERPCEMTPTVKIVARTGKKRKSRVENKRNSKLLIADDSSVSNVPQQQRKTNLRSKRIKYETPEPKEEDVDKKKRFGSPINDDPDGGPSTRLRKRMPKPSKESLVKPKPAPIKQQNESKKAEKGSKVKIPSSNSNSKKDPVMKANTSKKMKDKEGEYHCDLEGCSMSFSTKQELSLHKKNVCPVEGCKKKFFSHKYLVQHRRVHMDDRPLKCPWKGCKMTFKWAWARTEHIRVHTGARPYVCTETGCGQTFRFVSDFSRHKRKTGHISKKGRG, encoded by the exons ATGGCAGAGGCAAGTGGTAACATAGAGGTATTTCCATGGCTAAAAACCCTACCAGTAGCACCAGAGTATCACCCAACCCTAGAAGAATTTCAAGATCCCATTGCTTACATTTTCAAGATCGAAAAGGAAGCTTCAAAGTATGGAATTTGCAAAATTGTACCCCCAGTACCTGCACCTCCCAAAAAGACCGCTCTTGCTTATCTAAACCGGTCACTTTCAGCTCGGTCCGGTTCAAATGGGGGTCCAACATTCACCACTAGGCAGCAGCAGATCGGGTTTTGCCCAAGGAAGCACCGACCCGTTAAGAAACCCGTTTGGCAGAGCGGAGAAAACTATACTGTTCAGGAATTTCAGGCTAAAGCTAAAGCCTTTGAGAAGAATTACTTGAAAAAGAATTTCAAGAAGGCTTTAACCTCACCCCTTGAAATTGAAACCCTTTTTTGGAAAGCCACTGTGGATAAACCCTTCTCGGTTGAGTATGCAAATGACATGCCGGGTTCTGCATTTGCCCCTAAGAAGGTGGGAAATGTAGTTACTACCTTGGCTGACACAGAGTGGAATATGAGAGGGGTGTCAAGGGCAAAAGGGTCATTACTCAAGTTCATGAAAGAGGAGATCCCAGGGGTAACTTCACCTATGGTGTATTTAGCCATGATGTTTAGTTGGTTTGCTTGGCATGTGGAGGATCATGACTTGCATAGCTTGAATTACCTGCATATGGGTGCCGGGAAGACGTGGTACGGTGTGCCCAGGGATGCAGCTGTGGCTTTTGAGGAGGTGATCAGGGTCCATGGTTATGCTGGAGAAACTAATCCTCTTG TTACCTTTGCTACACTTGGGGAGAAGACCACAGTCATGTCACCTGAAGTACTGCTTAGTGCTGGTATTCCATGCTGCAG GTTGGTGCAAAATGCCGGAGATTTTGTTATTACCTTTCCACGAGCCTATCACTCAGGGTTTAGTCACG GATTTAATTGCGGGGAGGCTTCTAATATTGCTACTCCTGGGTGGTTGATAGTTGCAAAAGACGCTGCAATCCGTAGAGCATCAATTAATTGTCCTCCAATGGTGTCACATTTCCAGTTGCTTTATGATCTAGCACTTTCACTCTGTTCAAG AGTACCAAAGAACATTAGAATAGAACCAAGGAGTTCTCGCCTAAAGGACAAGAAGAAGagtgaaggagatatgttggtcaAAGAACTGTTTGTTGAGGATTTGAACTGTAACAATTATCTTCTTCATATTCTTGGAGAAGGATCACCTGTTGTACTTCTCCCTCGACACTATTCAGGGATTTCTATTGGCTCCAATTCAGTAGCTGGGTCCCAGTTAAAGGTAAACTCCAGGTTCCCCAGCTTATCCAGTCCAGATCATGAGGTGAAGAGTAAAACAGATTCCGCATCTGATGCTCTAATGCTAGGCAGGAAACAGCGGATGAAACAATTGGCAAGTGTCTCTTTGGAGAAGGGAAAGCACTCGTCTTGGCATACTGGTAACAGACTTCCAGAATCTGGCAGAGATGAGGCTGAATCCTCTCCAGAGACCGAAAGGGAGAATCTGGACCCTGAAAGAGGAATGACTTACAGATGTGATACGCTGTCAGAGCATGGACTTTTTTCTTGTGTAACTTGTGGGATCCTATGTTATACGTGTGTGGCCATAATTCAACCAACAGAAGCAGCTGCCCATCACTTGATGTCATCTGATTATCGCAACTTCAATGACTGGACAGGAAATGTAGGTGGCGTAACTGCTAACAGTAGGGACGCAAATGCTGCAGAATCAGATTCCAGTTCAG GATGGTTAGTTAAAAGGGCTCCAGGTGGCTTGATTAATGTCCCGATAGAGTCATCTGATCGAATTCGGAAATTGAATAATGAAAGCGTAGGAGTGCTTTCAAGTACCAAAGCACGCAAAGAAACTTCTTCCCTCGGCCTGTTGGCTTTAAATTATGCTAATTCTTCAGACTCTGATGAAGATGAGGTTGAAGCAAATATTCCTGTTGAAGCTTGTGAAAGCAGACAAATGGATTTTGAGGATGAGGTTTCTCTACGAGTTATTGATCCTTATGCAAACCACAGACAAAGAAGAGCTGTATCTGGTGGTAGAAACTGTCAAAGTCTTGATAATTCCGTTCACTTGGAGAGTGGAAATCTCCCGTCGGGGGAGTCAAATACTTTGCCAGATAGGTCGAGGCATCAGCTAAGATCCCATCAAGTTGGTGCAAATTGTATCCCGTTTGCCCATAGAGGGGAAATAGCAAATAGCGATGGTGTTGCTCCATTTGATAATGGGCCTATGCAATTTACTTCAACATCTGATGAAGACTCTTTCAGAATACATGTATTCTGCCTCCAGCATGCTGTACAAGTAGAAGAACAGCTCCGACAAGTTGGTGGAGTACATATTTCTCTTCTTTGTCATCCAG ACTATCCCAAGCTAGAAGCTCAAGCTAAAAAAGTGGCTGAAGAGTTGGGGAGAGATCATTTCTGGAGAGAGATTTCATTCCGCGAGGCAActaaagaagatgaggaaatgaTACAATCAGCTTTGGAAGTTGAAGAGGCCATACATGGCAATGGAGACTGGACTGTGAAATTAGACATCAACCTCTTCTACAGTGCCAACCTAAGCCGCTCTCCACTCTACAGTAAACAGATGCCTTGTAACTTCATTATCTACAATGCATTTGGACGTAGTTCTCCAGATGAAAAATCAGAGTATACTGGGACTGGCAGGGGGTCAGGGAAGCAGAGGAGAGCAGTTGTTGCTGGGAAATGGTGTGGGAAAGTTTGGATGTCTAGTCAGGTTCATCCTCTGCTTGCTGAGAGGAGGGATACTGATGAAGAACAACAACAGAACAACAATAGCATCTCTGCCCGGGTTAAGCCTGAGGTGAAGTCTGAGAGGCCATGTGAAATGACTCCGACTGTTAAAATTGTCGCCAGAACTGGTAAAAAGAGGAagagtagagtagaaaataaaaGGAATTCTAAATTACTAATAGCAGATGATTCTTCAGTTAGTAATGTCCCTCAGCAGCAACGAAAAACTAATCTTAGGAGTAAGAGGATTAAATATGAGACTCCTGAACCTAAAGAGGAGgatgttgataagaagaagaGATTTGGCTCACCCATTAATGATGATCCGGATGGTGGGCCTAGCACCCGTCTGAGGAAAAGGATGCCAAAACCGAGCAAAGAGTCATTGGTTAAGCCCAAACCAGCTCCAATAAAGCAGCAGAATGAAAGCAAGAAAGCAGAGAAAGGTTCTAAGGTCAAAATCCCTTCCTCTAATAGCAATTCGAAGAAAGATCCAGTAATGAAGGCTAATACTAGTAAAAAGATGAAGGATAAGGAAGGAGAATATCATTGTGACTTGGAAGGGTGCAGTATGAGTTTTAGCACAAAGCAGGAGCTTTCATTGCATAAAAAGAACGTATGTCCAGTCGAAGGGTGCAAAAAGAAGTTCTTCTCACACAAGTATTTGGTACAGCATCGACGTGTTCATATGGACGACCGTCCTCTGAAATGCCCTTGGAAAGGCTGCAAGATGACGTTTAAGTGGGCATGGGCTCGAACGGAACACATAAGAGTTCATACAGGTGCACGTCCTTATGTTTGTACTGAGACCGGCTGTGGTCAGACATTTCGTTTTGTGTCAGATTTCAGTCGTCACAAGCGGAAGACAGGTCACATTTCGAAGAAGGGAAGAGGTTGA
- the LOC104106347 gene encoding lysine-specific demethylase REF6 isoform X1, which produces MAEASGNIEVFPWLKTLPVAPEYHPTLEEFQDPIAYIFKIEKEASKYGICKIVPPVPAPPKKTALAYLNRSLSARSGSNGGPTFTTRQQQIGFCPRKHRPVKKPVWQSGENYTVQEFQAKAKAFEKNYLKKNFKKALTSPLEIETLFWKATVDKPFSVEYANDMPGSAFAPKKVGNVVTTLADTEWNMRGVSRAKGSLLKFMKEEIPGVTSPMVYLAMMFSWFAWHVEDHDLHSLNYLHMGAGKTWYGVPRDAAVAFEEVIRVHGYAGETNPLVTFATLGEKTTVMSPEVLLSAGIPCCRLVQNAGDFVITFPRAYHSGFSHGFNCGEASNIATPGWLIVAKDAAIRRASINCPPMVSHFQLLYDLALSLCSRVPKNIRIEPRSSRLKDKKKSEGDMLVKELFVEDLNCNNYLLHILGEGSPVVLLPRHYSGISIGSNSVAGSQLKVNSRFPSLSSPDHEVKSKTDSASDALMLGRKQRMKQLASVSLEKGKHSSWHTGNRLPESGRDEAESSPETERENLDPERGMTYRCDTLSEHGLFSCVTCGILCYTCVAIIQPTEAAAHHLMSSDYRNFNDWTGNVGGVTANSRDANAAESDSSSGWLVKRAPGGLINVPIESSDRIRKLNNESVGVLSSTKARKETSSLGLLALNYANSSDSDEDEVEANIPVEACESRQMDFEDEVSLRVIDPYANHRQRRAVSGGRNCQSLDNSVHLESGNLPSGESNTLPDRSRHQLRSHQVGANCIPFAHRGEIANSDGVAPFDNGPMQFTSTSDEDSFRIHVFCLQHAVQVEEQLRQVGGVHISLLCHPADYPKLEAQAKKVAEELGRDHFWREISFREATKEDEEMIQSALEVEEAIHGNGDWTVKLDINLFYSANLSRSPLYSKQMPCNFIIYNAFGRSSPDEKSEYTGTGRGSGKQRRAVVAGKWCGKVWMSSQVHPLLAERRDTDEEQQQNNNSISARVKPEVKSERPCEMTPTVKIVARTGKKRKSRVENKRNSKLLIADDSSVSNVPQQQRKTNLRSKRIKYETPEPKEEDVDKKKRFGSPINDDPDGGPSTRLRKRMPKPSKESLVKPKPAPIKQQNESKKAEKGSKVKIPSSNSNSKKDPVMKANTSKKMKDKEGEYHCDLEGCSMSFSTKQELSLHKKNVCPVEGCKKKFFSHKYLVQHRRVHMDDRPLKCPWKGCKMTFKWAWARTEHIRVHTGARPYVCTETGCGQTFRFVSDFSRHKRKTGHISKKGRG; this is translated from the exons ATGGCAGAGGCAAGTGGTAACATAGAGGTATTTCCATGGCTAAAAACCCTACCAGTAGCACCAGAGTATCACCCAACCCTAGAAGAATTTCAAGATCCCATTGCTTACATTTTCAAGATCGAAAAGGAAGCTTCAAAGTATGGAATTTGCAAAATTGTACCCCCAGTACCTGCACCTCCCAAAAAGACCGCTCTTGCTTATCTAAACCGGTCACTTTCAGCTCGGTCCGGTTCAAATGGGGGTCCAACATTCACCACTAGGCAGCAGCAGATCGGGTTTTGCCCAAGGAAGCACCGACCCGTTAAGAAACCCGTTTGGCAGAGCGGAGAAAACTATACTGTTCAGGAATTTCAGGCTAAAGCTAAAGCCTTTGAGAAGAATTACTTGAAAAAGAATTTCAAGAAGGCTTTAACCTCACCCCTTGAAATTGAAACCCTTTTTTGGAAAGCCACTGTGGATAAACCCTTCTCGGTTGAGTATGCAAATGACATGCCGGGTTCTGCATTTGCCCCTAAGAAGGTGGGAAATGTAGTTACTACCTTGGCTGACACAGAGTGGAATATGAGAGGGGTGTCAAGGGCAAAAGGGTCATTACTCAAGTTCATGAAAGAGGAGATCCCAGGGGTAACTTCACCTATGGTGTATTTAGCCATGATGTTTAGTTGGTTTGCTTGGCATGTGGAGGATCATGACTTGCATAGCTTGAATTACCTGCATATGGGTGCCGGGAAGACGTGGTACGGTGTGCCCAGGGATGCAGCTGTGGCTTTTGAGGAGGTGATCAGGGTCCATGGTTATGCTGGAGAAACTAATCCTCTTG TTACCTTTGCTACACTTGGGGAGAAGACCACAGTCATGTCACCTGAAGTACTGCTTAGTGCTGGTATTCCATGCTGCAG GTTGGTGCAAAATGCCGGAGATTTTGTTATTACCTTTCCACGAGCCTATCACTCAGGGTTTAGTCACG GATTTAATTGCGGGGAGGCTTCTAATATTGCTACTCCTGGGTGGTTGATAGTTGCAAAAGACGCTGCAATCCGTAGAGCATCAATTAATTGTCCTCCAATGGTGTCACATTTCCAGTTGCTTTATGATCTAGCACTTTCACTCTGTTCAAG AGTACCAAAGAACATTAGAATAGAACCAAGGAGTTCTCGCCTAAAGGACAAGAAGAAGagtgaaggagatatgttggtcaAAGAACTGTTTGTTGAGGATTTGAACTGTAACAATTATCTTCTTCATATTCTTGGAGAAGGATCACCTGTTGTACTTCTCCCTCGACACTATTCAGGGATTTCTATTGGCTCCAATTCAGTAGCTGGGTCCCAGTTAAAGGTAAACTCCAGGTTCCCCAGCTTATCCAGTCCAGATCATGAGGTGAAGAGTAAAACAGATTCCGCATCTGATGCTCTAATGCTAGGCAGGAAACAGCGGATGAAACAATTGGCAAGTGTCTCTTTGGAGAAGGGAAAGCACTCGTCTTGGCATACTGGTAACAGACTTCCAGAATCTGGCAGAGATGAGGCTGAATCCTCTCCAGAGACCGAAAGGGAGAATCTGGACCCTGAAAGAGGAATGACTTACAGATGTGATACGCTGTCAGAGCATGGACTTTTTTCTTGTGTAACTTGTGGGATCCTATGTTATACGTGTGTGGCCATAATTCAACCAACAGAAGCAGCTGCCCATCACTTGATGTCATCTGATTATCGCAACTTCAATGACTGGACAGGAAATGTAGGTGGCGTAACTGCTAACAGTAGGGACGCAAATGCTGCAGAATCAGATTCCAGTTCAG GATGGTTAGTTAAAAGGGCTCCAGGTGGCTTGATTAATGTCCCGATAGAGTCATCTGATCGAATTCGGAAATTGAATAATGAAAGCGTAGGAGTGCTTTCAAGTACCAAAGCACGCAAAGAAACTTCTTCCCTCGGCCTGTTGGCTTTAAATTATGCTAATTCTTCAGACTCTGATGAAGATGAGGTTGAAGCAAATATTCCTGTTGAAGCTTGTGAAAGCAGACAAATGGATTTTGAGGATGAGGTTTCTCTACGAGTTATTGATCCTTATGCAAACCACAGACAAAGAAGAGCTGTATCTGGTGGTAGAAACTGTCAAAGTCTTGATAATTCCGTTCACTTGGAGAGTGGAAATCTCCCGTCGGGGGAGTCAAATACTTTGCCAGATAGGTCGAGGCATCAGCTAAGATCCCATCAAGTTGGTGCAAATTGTATCCCGTTTGCCCATAGAGGGGAAATAGCAAATAGCGATGGTGTTGCTCCATTTGATAATGGGCCTATGCAATTTACTTCAACATCTGATGAAGACTCTTTCAGAATACATGTATTCTGCCTCCAGCATGCTGTACAAGTAGAAGAACAGCTCCGACAAGTTGGTGGAGTACATATTTCTCTTCTTTGTCATCCAG CAGACTATCCCAAGCTAGAAGCTCAAGCTAAAAAAGTGGCTGAAGAGTTGGGGAGAGATCATTTCTGGAGAGAGATTTCATTCCGCGAGGCAActaaagaagatgaggaaatgaTACAATCAGCTTTGGAAGTTGAAGAGGCCATACATGGCAATGGAGACTGGACTGTGAAATTAGACATCAACCTCTTCTACAGTGCCAACCTAAGCCGCTCTCCACTCTACAGTAAACAGATGCCTTGTAACTTCATTATCTACAATGCATTTGGACGTAGTTCTCCAGATGAAAAATCAGAGTATACTGGGACTGGCAGGGGGTCAGGGAAGCAGAGGAGAGCAGTTGTTGCTGGGAAATGGTGTGGGAAAGTTTGGATGTCTAGTCAGGTTCATCCTCTGCTTGCTGAGAGGAGGGATACTGATGAAGAACAACAACAGAACAACAATAGCATCTCTGCCCGGGTTAAGCCTGAGGTGAAGTCTGAGAGGCCATGTGAAATGACTCCGACTGTTAAAATTGTCGCCAGAACTGGTAAAAAGAGGAagagtagagtagaaaataaaaGGAATTCTAAATTACTAATAGCAGATGATTCTTCAGTTAGTAATGTCCCTCAGCAGCAACGAAAAACTAATCTTAGGAGTAAGAGGATTAAATATGAGACTCCTGAACCTAAAGAGGAGgatgttgataagaagaagaGATTTGGCTCACCCATTAATGATGATCCGGATGGTGGGCCTAGCACCCGTCTGAGGAAAAGGATGCCAAAACCGAGCAAAGAGTCATTGGTTAAGCCCAAACCAGCTCCAATAAAGCAGCAGAATGAAAGCAAGAAAGCAGAGAAAGGTTCTAAGGTCAAAATCCCTTCCTCTAATAGCAATTCGAAGAAAGATCCAGTAATGAAGGCTAATACTAGTAAAAAGATGAAGGATAAGGAAGGAGAATATCATTGTGACTTGGAAGGGTGCAGTATGAGTTTTAGCACAAAGCAGGAGCTTTCATTGCATAAAAAGAACGTATGTCCAGTCGAAGGGTGCAAAAAGAAGTTCTTCTCACACAAGTATTTGGTACAGCATCGACGTGTTCATATGGACGACCGTCCTCTGAAATGCCCTTGGAAAGGCTGCAAGATGACGTTTAAGTGGGCATGGGCTCGAACGGAACACATAAGAGTTCATACAGGTGCACGTCCTTATGTTTGTACTGAGACCGGCTGTGGTCAGACATTTCGTTTTGTGTCAGATTTCAGTCGTCACAAGCGGAAGACAGGTCACATTTCGAAGAAGGGAAGAGGTTGA